Within Candidatus Hydrogenedentota bacterium, the genomic segment CCATCCGTATCTTGCGGTCCGAGACGGGCGCCCACTCCTTGTTCTTCACCGTGTTGCTGGCGGTGTCGTCGAAGCCCTGGATGGTCTCATTATCCGCGGCGGCCAGGTTCAGCAGGCCGGCGCCCGCGGCGGCGCTTTGAATGAAATGGCGGCGTGAGAAAACGTGCGACATGGCATGACCTCCCCGTTGGAATTCCAGGGACAGTATATCGCAGGGGCGACAAACCGCGCGATGCGCCGTCCGTAAGACGTTTGTCTTTCACGCGGGGAAGCGCCACACTGTTGCGGTATGCATGAAATCACGTTCTGGAGCCGGGGTGAGCGCGCCCCGGCGCTGGAGAAGACGTGTGAGAGACAAAGAACTTATCGACCTGGGTCTGCGGCGCGGCGGCGGCATCGAAAACGCGCGCCGCTCCATTCAGCGCGCCGTGCATGCCGGCCTGAGCAAGAAGCAGGTGCGCAGACTCTTGAAAGACGTGGCGCGCGACCCCGCCGCGTTTCTGGGCGACCCGCACTTCGCGGAGTTGGCTCGGGCGCTGCAGGCGGACCACGCCGCCGAAGCGGCGATAACGCGCCGCACGGGACACGCCCCGTTCCGGCAATGGGGAGAGAACCTCGACCCGAAGTCGCTTGACCAGATGTACAACGCCTGCGCGCTTCCCGTGTCGGTGCGCGGCGCGCTGATGCCGGACGCGCACGTGGGCTATGGCCTGCCCATCGGCGGCGTGCTTGCCACGCACAAGGCCGTGATCCCGTATGCCGTCGGCGTCGATATCGCGTGCCGCATGAAACTGACCGCGCTCGACCTCCCAGCCGCGACCCTGGACGATGCCCCGGAACGGCTGAAGAAGGCCATCGAGCAGGAAACGAAGTTCGGCGTCGGCGCCTGCTTCAAGAACCGGCGCGATCATCCCGTCATGGACCGGGACTGGACGGTGTCTCCGGTCACGCTGCGACTCAAGGACAAGGCGTGGTCCCAGTTGGGCACGAGCGGCAGCGGCAATCATTTCGTCGAATTCGGCGAACTCGAAATCCTCGAGGACGGGCTTGCCTTGCCGCGGGGGCGCTACCTGGCGCTGCTCACGCACAGCGGCAGCCGCGGCACGGGCGCGGAAGTCTGCGGCTATTACAGCCGCATCGCCATGGACAAGCGGCGCGACATGCCTCGCGAATCCAAGCACCTCGCCTGGCTCGACCTCGATTCGCAAGCGGGCGGGGAGTACTGGGCCGCCATGGAACTCATGGGCGCGTACGCGGCCGCGAACCACGAATGCATTCACCGCCACATCGCGCGCAACCTCGGCGCCGCGGTCTTGCTCGACATCGAGAACCACCACAACTTCGCGTGGCGCGAGATTCACGACGGCATGGACCTGGTCGTGCATCGCAAAGGTGCGACGCCCGCCGCCGAAGGGCAACTCGGGATCATCCCCGGCTCGATGGCCTCGCCCGCGTACATCGTCCGCGGCAGGGGCAGCGCCGCGTCGCTGGACAGCGCGTCGCATGGCGCGGGCCGCGTCATGAGCCGCAGTGAAGCGAAGAAGCGCTTCACGTGGGGGGAAGCCCGGCGCGTCCTCGAGGCGCGCAGGGTAACGCTGATTTCCGCGGGCCTCGACGAAGTGCCCATGGTCTATAAGGACATCGACGAAGTCATGGCCGCGCAGGCGGACCTCGTCGAGGCGCTGGCGCGCTTCCAGCCGCGAATCGTCAAGATGGCCCCCTCCGGCGAGCGCCCTGAGGATTGATGACTCTGCAAAAAGTATCTTGTTCGCAGTTCAGCCTTCAGGCTGTCTTGAAGCCAGCCTGAAGCTTGAACTGCGCGTTTTGGGCTGCCTTCAAGATATGCTGAAGAGGAACTCGCGCACAAAAGAACCTGAGTCGGATGTAAAGAAGAAACCGGAACGGCCGGTGCGTCCCCGGAGTCGGACATGTTCCTCCTTTTCCGAGCGCTTGCCTACGCGACGTTGTTTGCTGGCGTCATGCTGGTTTTCGTGCCCGCGCGCCTGTTGGCGTGGTCCGGCATCGCCGCGCCCCCGGCGATAGGCGTTCCGCAGCTTGTCGGGGGCGTGCTGGCAATAGCCGGCGCGGCCTTTGTCCTGTGGTGCGTGACCACGTTCATTTTCGTCGGGAAGGGGACCCCCGCGCCCTTTGACCCGCCGCGCCGGCTGGTCGTGCAGGGGCCCTATCGATACGTGCGGAACCCCATGTACATCGGCGCGGGGCTCGCCATGGGCGGGGCCGCGTTGTTCTGCGAATCATGGCTGTTGCTGGCGTACATGGCGGCGTTTTTTCTGGTGACGCACCTGTTCGTTGTCGTGTACGAGGAACCCACACTGCGACATATGTTCGGACAGGAATATGAAGCGTACTGCCGCCGGGTCAGGCGGTGGTGGCCTGGGGCGCCATAGGCCGGGGCGGCGGCCGCATTTCAGCGTTTCGCGCGGATGACCAGCGATTTGCCGGCGCTCAGCCGCACCATCGCGGGCAGGGTCACCGACCCGAGTTCATCCACGGGCGCCCGGAACGTTCTGCGCGCGTGTTGCACCCTTGCGGTTCCGGCTCGTGCAAGATGCGGCAGGTCGACACGGCTCAACGCAAGTTCGCCGGAGAGCACGGTGATCGTGGCGCCCGTGTGATGTTGCCGGTACGTGCCCCATGCGCCGTCGAGCGCCCAGAAGCAGCGGAATTCCTCCGCGTGCAGGCGCGGCGCGAAGCCGATCACGCCCGCGCCCGTGTCGTAGCGGAACCCGCTGAGCGCCAGCAGCAGGCCATACGAGGCCATGGCGCGCGCGTAGTGATGGCCGCACTCGAATTCGTCCCAGGGGTTGCGCTTGTGCCCGTCATAGCGGTCGCGAACGCTGCGGACGATGGTCAGTCCCTCCTTCACCAGCCCCGAGAGAATACAATGGCTTGCGACCTGATACTCGATGCCGGTCCAGACTTCGTCCGAATAAGGAAACGGCACGGCCGGCCGCCCGCCGCGCGGCCATGTGCAGTTGATGAGGCCCGCCTCGCCGCCGAGCGCGTAGACTCGCTGCGCATTCGCGTGCTCGCGCAGGTCTGCCCGCCAATTATGCCGGAAAACGGAGCGCAGCGCCGTGCGCAGCTTGTCCGCGTCGAGGATGGGCCCGAGCCCCGCCACATCGGCCAGCCATGCGCCGAGCACCTGGTCCGCGAGACAGCCCTTGCCGTACTGGTACTCAGGGGCGTCCTCGGGATTGTAATGCTGCTCGTAGTATTCGCCGTTGAACAAACGCGCGTCCAGCCAAGCGCTGCCGCGCGTGTAGGCTTCGCGGTATGCGCCCGCCGTGGCGTCGTCGCCGAGATGCGCTGCAATCTCCGCGCCCGCCAGCAACGCGCCGAGATAGAAACACGAGGTCATCGTGTTCTCGCCGTAGAACTCGATGTCGTACGTGTTGTGCTGCCTGCCGCGCAGCACGCCGGTGTGTTCGGGGTCCCATTCCTTCCACGCGAATTCGAGCGCGCGCTTCAATGAGGGCCACAGACGGCGGATGAAACCGTCGTCGCCGCAGATTTTCCAGTCACGGAAGGCCTTGATGGTCCCGCCAAACTGCCCGTCGGCGCAGGGCAGGAAATCGTTCGGCGGCGCGCCCAACGGCAGATTCAGGCGGAAGCCCATGCTCCCGTCCGCGCGCAGGTTGTACCGGTAGTCCGCGAGGCGCATGGACCGTTCGAGACTCGGGAACAGGAAGGCGAGCGCTTGCTGGTAGTTCCAGACATGCGTGCATGAGCCTTCGCAGCAGCCGCCGGCCGGCGCGGAACCCTCGAAGCCGTAGAACGTGCCGTCGCTCAGGCGCAGACAGGTGGCCGTTTTCAGAATCGCTGTCTGGCTCGATACGGCATCGAGCACATAGGGCGGCAGCGTGCTCGAAAACAGCGCGTCGTGGAACCGCTTGGTTTGAGTGTGCAGTTGCCGCTCTCTCGCGTGGAGCCGGAGCGCAACATCGACGGCGTCCGCGAATTGCGAGGCGTAATAGTTCTTCCAGACGGGCAAGTCCCGTCTCGGCGGGCAGCAGCCTTGCCGCAACGCCTGCTCGGCGCATGCCGCGTCGTGCCAGTACTTCTCGAAGTTCGGGAAAAACCACGTGATGTAGAACGTGACTGTCTTTACCGCCCGCGGCTCCAACCGCATGCGGACCCCCAATACGCCCGCCGCCGTCTGGCCCTCCTCCGTGGGGCCATAGTCGTTGTCACACAGGCGGCCCGTGGTCGAGAAGGCGTCCCACAACTCGTGATACGGCGTAAACCAGCCCTTGCGCGGCCAGTAGCGCATCACGGTAACGTGTTTGTCGGGTGTAAGAAGCGCCACGGACCCGAATCGGGGGTGGTTCTCGGGCCATTTTTCGGAAGTGAAGGCGAGACCGCGCACCCCCGGCGTTTCCACATACCGGTTTACGTTGCGGCCGTAACCGTGCGGGCTGCCCGAATAGACGGGGTCGAGACCCGCGGCTTTGCCGATGCTGCCCACGGAGTTCAAGAGGCTCCACGCAAGGGTAGCATCGACCGGGGTGGGTTTGCGGTTTTGCAGCGTGTACTTGAGGACTGCCGCGGGGAAGCCCGAGCCGTCGGGATTGCCCGGGATGAACGGATTGTACGCTTCCAGAGTGATTCGGACAG encodes:
- a CDS encoding RtcB family protein, with protein sequence MRDKELIDLGLRRGGGIENARRSIQRAVHAGLSKKQVRRLLKDVARDPAAFLGDPHFAELARALQADHAAEAAITRRTGHAPFRQWGENLDPKSLDQMYNACALPVSVRGALMPDAHVGYGLPIGGVLATHKAVIPYAVGVDIACRMKLTALDLPAATLDDAPERLKKAIEQETKFGVGACFKNRRDHPVMDRDWTVSPVTLRLKDKAWSQLGTSGSGNHFVEFGELEILEDGLALPRGRYLALLTHSGSRGTGAEVCGYYSRIAMDKRRDMPRESKHLAWLDLDSQAGGEYWAAMELMGAYAAANHECIHRHIARNLGAAVLLDIENHHNFAWREIHDGMDLVVHRKGATPAAEGQLGIIPGSMASPAYIVRGRGSAASLDSASHGAGRVMSRSEAKKRFTWGEARRVLEARRVTLISAGLDEVPMVYKDIDEVMAAQADLVEALARFQPRIVKMAPSGERPED
- a CDS encoding isoprenylcysteine carboxylmethyltransferase family protein, translating into MFLLFRALAYATLFAGVMLVFVPARLLAWSGIAAPPAIGVPQLVGGVLAIAGAAFVLWCVTTFIFVGKGTPAPFDPPRRLVVQGPYRYVRNPMYIGAGLAMGGAALFCESWLLLAYMAAFFLVTHLFVVVYEEPTLRHMFGQEYEAYCRRVRRWWPGAP